Genomic DNA from Niallia circulans:
TTGATAACGTGATTCCCTTTGACGTCCGTAAAAAAATCTCAAAGCCCATCTCCTTTTCCAGTTCCTTAACTGCCTTAGACAAGCTCGGCTGTGACATATATAAACGCCTTGCCGCCTCATTAATAGAGCCGCATAAAACTATTTCCACCACATACTTCAATTGCTGGAGTGTCATAAAAGTACCTCCTGTTTTCTATTAGTTATGTATAATTGCTGCCTAACTCTTATTTATACCATTTATAAAGTTAATTAATAGGTAGCTGTCCATCCCCTGTTATTCAATTTTTTACATAATATCATATTTTTATTGCTTGTATAAGGGGATTAAGATACTATAAATTGGGATTGGAAAAATATTTGTAAAATATTCCGATTTCTGCTAAAAAAAGCTCTTATTCTAGCGATATTAAAAAAGTAGAAAATCATCAAGAATGAAAGGAGAATCATATGAAAACAATTATTAAAGCCACTTTGGCAACAGGCCTGCTATTTAGCTTCACACTTGGCACAGTTCATAATACAGAGGCTGCTACAAAAGTAGTTAAATACAAAAACTGCACAGAGCTAAATAAAAAATACAAAGGCGGAGTAGCCCGCGCTGCAAATGTGAAAAACAAAGGCGGAAAAACAAAATACAAGCCGTACGTATCTAAAGCTCTTTATGACGCCAACAAAAAAAGCGATCGCGATAAAGATTTAATTGCTTGCGAAAAATAAATAGACCAGAAACCAGAACTTATCTTCCGTAGTTCTGGTTTTTTTACATCTATAACCACTTAAAAGTATTAGATTCAAGTTGTTGGCATGATAAAACCATACAAGGAAACAGATGAACATTAAACACATTCCACCTTCCTTATTTTAGCAAATCTATTATTTCTGTTTAAAGCTCCACAAAACGGGAAAAAACTAGCTAAGAATATCATTTTGAATTAGTCAAGGAGGTTGAATGAACATGGCAAAAAGTATAGTAGCTGTTTACGAGACTCCCCAAGAGACAATGGAAGCCATTGAAAGATTGACTGCAAAAGGCTATGAAACAGAGGATTTTTCTGTTGTGACGAACAGAACAGACACGGATTATCTCGCATCGCGGACAGATGCAAATATTGCTTCTGTGGAAGATAATGAATCTGCTGGTTTTTTTGAAAAATTAAAGAGCTACTTCACAATGGAGGACCTTGGATTTGGCGCAAATGAAAACAAAACCGCCGACATAGACATACCAGCAGCAGAGCTGGATCAATATTCAGAGGAGCTGGAAGAAGGGAAGTTTTTGCTCGCTGTTGACGGAGATGTTAATGAAAAAACTGCTAACATAGCAAATGACTATCCAAATATGCGGCCATTAAATGACGTTAATCCGACAAACAGTGCAGAAGGAATGAATATTTCCTTAGGTCCTAATGAGGATTATGAGCGCAGGAATCCTGTATTTGAAGATACTCCTGATACGCCAATATTGGAAAGAAGAGCTGGAGGTAATAACAATAGAGAGGCAACAGATGAAGTCGTGCTTGATAGGTCTCTCCCGCGAAATGAACATTTATCTAAATAGTAATCATCTATAAAAGAAAGCCGGGTTTGCTTAGAGCAAATCCGGCTTTCTCCTTAGATATTTTCCTGCTTTAATCCATCAATAATATTTTCCTTTTTGATTTTGACTGTTGCATACATCATCGCTAATCCAACGATTATAAAGATAGCAATAATTGAAAATAGTATGCTCATCCATGGTAATGCAAATCCATACTCAAATGTCTGTCTTATAGAAAAGTACAGCAGCACCATAACTGCGATGCTTAAAGGCAGGCCATAAAGCAGGGCCTTTAAGCCATAAAACATACTTTCGTATTGCAGCATTTTATTAAAGCCCTTTGGTGTCATCCCGACGGAACGAAGCATCGCAAATTCCCGCTTTCTTAAGGCTATACTTGTGCTAATTGTATTGAATATATTTGCAACGGAAATCAGTGAAATAAGAGTGATGAATCCGTATGTGAACACAGACATAAACAGAAGCATTTGCTCATTTTCCTGCTTATTTTGATAAACATTGTATATATACATATTAGAGGTTTTAACGTCCTCTAGTTCCTTTTGGGTTGCAAGAGGGTCAGAGCTGTTCAAATACAGTGACGTATCGAATAAATCCTTTGTTTTTGCATTATTGGACAGCTGTGAAAATATCTTGTCTGATACGATAATATCCATGCTGCCAACTCCCGCTGTATTCATACCGATTGGAAGCTTAGTTGTAATACCAGCAATTCCTACCTTACTTATTGAGGTATCACCCTCTCCTTCATTGCTGTAATGCAGCTCGAAATTATCACCGTTTTTAGCATGGACTGAAGTAGTTTCAATAAATTTTTTCGTATCGAAATCCTGATAGGAGATTTTGTTTACGAGAATTCCCATCGGGTTATTTTCATCAGTGAATTTGTCTAACGAAACACCTGCTTCTTTTGCATATGCTTGAAAACTTGCTTCATCAAGACCGACAAGATGTACCGTATACTGGAATTTCCCGTCCTTAAGTAAACTGTTGTCATCCGCAACCATTTCTTTCAGCTCATCTGCAATAGCACTTTCCTTCACCCATGTACTTAACATATACGATTCTTGTAATATCGTACTGTTTTCAACATTCGAAAGCTTTGTTAACGGAATATAATCGCTCGGCTGCATAAAACCAGAGCCGTATACTTGAATATCAAAGCTGACATTTTCCTGTGACAACTCCAAAGACTTTTTAATATTTGATGTAAAAAAGGATACAGCTAAAAATAAGACAATGCTGATAATCAATGAAAAAACAGTAGCATGATATCTGCGTTTATGGCGTTTTAAATTTTTCAGCCCTATTTCTGCTTCTATTCCAAACAGCTTCCGAACGAACTTTGACGTTTTGACTGCTTTGCCTGTAAGCTTCACATCCTGTGTTTGGCGGATCGCATCGATTGCCGATATTTTTGATGCCTTGCGTGCTGGCAAAAAGGCAGATATAAAAATCGTGAACACGGAAACTACTATTGCAATCAGAACAGAGTATGGTGTTACAACTAGCTCCAGCTTTTCGGAGACGCCTAAAGCTCCTTCAATAAATGAGTTTAGGAAGATAAAGGTTGCACCAATTCCGCCAATTCCTGCTAGAATACCAATCGGAATACTGATAGCACCGATGACCATTCCTTCAAAAAATACCGCATTCCGCTTTTGCTTTTTCGTTGCACCAACACTTGAAAGCATGCCTAAATGTCTTGCCCGCTCTGACACGCTTATGGCAAATGCATTATAAATAAGTGCGACAGAACCAATGATAATAACAGCTACTATCACAGCACCGCTACCATAAAGAGTTGTCCGCAGACTGTCATTATCTGTTACTCCATAATAACGAAGCAGCTCATCATTATAGGTGATTTTTTTAGTATTTACCTTTTTCGCTAGGCCATCTGCATGCTCATAAATAGAGCCATTTACTTTATTAAGCACAACAACCGCATCTGCTGTATCTTTTTGTGCAATCGTTGTGAAATCAACATAGCCTAATGCTGTATAGCCAGGCTCCCAAGTATACGCCCAAGTCGGATTCTCCATAATCCCAACGATAGTAAAGGTTTTCTCCGTAGTATTAGCAAGCTCTTCCTTCAGATTTCCTTCTTCATCTGTAACCACGCTAAGCTGCTGTGTCAGCTCCTTGCCTTCCGTGTCTTCACTATCAACCCGCTTGCCTATATCTACCGTTATTTTGTCACCAATTTTATAAGACGTATATTCTTCCACAATACTTTCTGAAAGAATTAACTCATCAGGATTTTCAGGAAGACGCCCTTCGTCGATTTTGATATGAAATGCGTTAAATCCAGCTTCATTAAATGCCTTATAAAAGATATATGGCTTATATATATTCGTGGCATCCTCTATCTCGGAGTATCCTAAATCCTTTGACAAGAACAGCTCTTTTGTCGCATCATCCTTTTCTATTTCCGCAATCTGATCCTGGTTGACATCCTCATATTTCAAATGCCATTCACCATCAGTAGAAATAGACTGTCTTATCGACAAATCAAGAAAGGAGACACCAAGTGTTGCCACTGCCATAATCATTGCCGTGGAAATAATAACGCCTATGATAGTTACAATCGTACGTCTTTTATTTTCCTTTAAATGTCTGATTGTAAGCTTTTGGATGATATTCACGGACGAATCACCTCATCCTTTGCAACCTTGCCATCCTCAATAGCTATGACTCTGTCTGCTTGCAAGGCAATCCTTTCATCATGCGTTATTACAATCAATGTTTGATTAAATGTTTTATTGAACATCTTTAATAATTCCATTATTTCCTTACTGTTTTTGCTGTCGAGATTACCTGTCGGCTCGTCTGCAAGCACGATAGCTGGATTACTGATAAGAGCACGTCCTATTGATACACGCTGCTGTTGTCCGCCAGAAAGCTGATTTGGCAAATGTCCGAGACGGTTCTTCAAGCCAAGCACACGAACGATATCCTCAAATTTGCTGTTGTCGACCTCATGCTGGTCAAGCAATAGTGGCAATGTAATGTTTTCTTCTACAGTCAAAATAGGAATCAAATTATAAAACTGATAAATAAGGCCAATTTGCCTTCTTCTAAAGATTGCCAAGGCTGTCTCATCGAGTGCGTAAATATCTGTATCATCCACTAAGACCTTTCCACTTGTTGGCCTGTCAACACCGCCAAGCAAATGCAGCAATGTTGATTTACCTGAGCCAGATGGACCAATAATAACGACGAATTCGCCTTTTTTGACTGTAAAGGATACATTATCCAACGCCTTAACCTCTGTATCTCCCTTTCCGTACACTTTAGACAGATTTTCAATTCTTAAAATATCCATTTGAGTTCCCCTTTTGTATTTGATTTATCTCTAGTTTATCTGCCTAAAATGACATATCAGTGACTCAAAAGTGACAATTTAGTCACTTAATGCTGTTTACTGCCTGCTTATAAAATTTTATATGGAAGGTAGTTCCCTCCCCTTCCTTACTTACTACCTCGATATCACCGTTTTGAGCGGAAATGATGCTGTATGCCATCGCAAGGCCAATACCAACACTATCCTCACCAGCATTTTCGCCTTTATAAAACCGCTTAAAAATATGCGGCAAATCCTTTTTCGAAATTCCTTTCCCATTGTCGCGAATACTTATTTCCGTAAATAAGGCATTTTCAAAAAAGGAAAAGAAAATCTCCCCGCCTTCTGCTGTATGCTCTATCCCATTTTTTAAGATATTAAGGATTGCTTCTGCTGTCCATTTTAAATCCCCATAAAAGACAGCGTCTTTATCCCCGTCTGTTTTAAGTGACTGCTGTTTTATATCCATTGGTATAAGCATTGTTTCTGCTGCTTTTTCAATCACTTGAATGACAGGAACCTTTTCCTTTTTGAACGGAACGGAACCAGCATCAATTTTAGAGAGCTTTAACAAAGAGGATACAAGCCATTCAATGCGCTCAAGTTGAATACGGATATTCCTCGTAAATTCTTGTCTTTTTTCTTCGGTTAAATTTTTTCCGCTTAACAAATCTGCCATAACCATCATCGAGGTCAACGGTGTCTTTAACTGATGAGAAATGTCGGAAATGGCATCCGTCAATTTTAATTTATCCTTTTTCAAGGAAGACCCATGCTGTGACAGCATCAACGTCACTTTATAAATCTCGCTTTTTAAAATGCTTAATTCGCCTTCATAATTATCTCTTATATCAAACTGATAATCACCGTTCGCTATGCGGCGCAAGTGACCAGACAGCTTAGCGATTTCCCTGTAGCGCCACCATGTAAAGAAAACCTGTACACTAGTAAGCACCATACATGTAATAAAAACATAAATAGCAGTAGCAGCAGTTATAAATAAGTATGCAAACAAAGTGGACAGCAATGTGATTACGGAAAGGATCAATAAGTTAAAACGCAATTCCCGATTGCGAAGCATCTAATCACCTACCTTATAGCCTAAGCCTCGAATTGTTTTAATAATGGTTGGCTTTTGGGGATCATCTTCCAGCTTTTCTCTTAGTCTTTTAATATAAACTGTCAATGTATTGTCATTAACAAAGTCCCCCGCAACATCCCAGATTCTCTCAAGCAGCTGAGCTCTTGTCAGCACCTGGCCGATATGATTGGCGAAAATAAGAAATAATCTGTACTCTAATGCCGTAACTAAAACCTCTTCACCGTTTTTATATACTTTCCCTTCAGCTGTATTAATCGTTATATTGTCAATTTCAATCACAGGTTTTGCTTGCAATTGTTTATAGTATCTTCGCAAAACAGATTTAATCCTTGAAAGCAATTCTCTTACTCGAAAGGGCTTCGTTATGTAATCATCTGCTCCCATATCCAAGCCCATCACAACATTCACTTCATCATCCAATGCCGTCAAAAAAATGACTGGCTTGTCAGAGTGCTGTTTAACATATTCACATAATTCATAACCGTTTCCGTCTGGCAAGGACAAGTCAAAGATACATAAATCGATTTGCGCCAGGTTTTCTGATATTGCTCTTTTGGCTGTCTGGACAGTATGACACAGAATCGTTTCATACTCCTCTTGGTTTAGGCTATACTCAATGCCTGATGCTATCGTTTTATCGTCTTCCACTAATAATATTTTCATTTTCCTTTCACTTCCTTTACACAAATAGACCTATCTATATCCTATCTTATTTGATGGCTTGATTTTAAGTCAAAGGGGAATAATGTTATTAAATAGGTTGCATTGGCACATTCAGTACCCTACAATACTTTATAGAGACAAAAATTTATGCAAACGCTACACATACTAGAAATAACAATTGTTACAGGAGGAAACCGTCATGCCAAATACATATAAAGGATCTAAATTAAAAGTCTTCTCCTTAAACGCAAACCCAGAGCTTGCGCAAGAAATTGTCGAAAACTTAGGAACAGAGCTTGGGAAGTGTTCGGTTAAAAAATTCAGTGATGGAGAAATTCAAATCAATATAGAAGAAAGCGTCCGCGGCTGTGAAGTATTTGTCATTCAACCGACAAGTGAGCCTGTCAATCAAAGCATTATGGAGCTGTTGATTATGATTGATGCTTTAAAACGAGCTTCTGTGAAGTGTATCAATGTTGTAATACCATATTATGCATATGCACGACAAGATCGAAAAGCTCAGCCGAGGGAACCAATTACAGCTAAACTAATTGCGAACCTTATCCAAAAAGCAGGTGCAGATCGTGTTATTACAATGGATCTTCATGCCCCGCAGACCCAAGGCTTCTTTAATATTCCAGTAGACCAGCTTCTTGCTATGCCAATATTAGCGCAATACTTATTGACAAAGGATTTTGCCAACGATGTTGTTGTCGTAGCACCAGACCACGGCAGTACAACGAGAGCACGAGAATTAGCAGATCGTCTGAAAGCGCCGATTGCTATCATTGACAAACGCGGCTCAAGAGAGATCGGTGAAAAACGAGAAGTTAATATTGTCGGAAACATTGAAGGAAAAACGGCTATTATTATCGATGATATTATTGATACAGCATACAGAGTCACAACTGCAACAAAAGCTCTTCTTGATAATGGTGCAAAAGAAGTTTATGCATGCTGTACACACCCTGTTCTGTCAGAAATGGCAATTGAAAACATTTCAGAATCCCATATTAAGGAACTGATTGTAACAAACAGCATCCCTCTCACAGAAGAGAAAAAAATCAGCAAAATAACACAACTGACAATTGCTCCACTGTTAAGTGACGCAATTTCCCGCGTTTATGAACAAAAACCTGTCAGTGTCCTGTTTAAATAATAATAAAAAAAGAGATGCAGTGGGCTCCCCATCGCATCTCTTTTTTATCAGGATATACTATTTTGCAATATTAGCATTTCATTTGCCAAATTATTAATTCTAGCTCCTACTTCCTTACTGCTAATATCATTATCTTCATTAAAATCATCGTTATGAACAAAAACAGCCGATGAAGGAATAAGTCCCTTTAAGTAACTGAGAATAGGCTTAAGCTGATGCTCTGCTACAAGGAAGTGCTTATCAGTACCCGCTGTCATAATAATACCTGTCACTTTCCCTTGAAATGCGTCAACAGGCAAGTGGTCAAACAAATTCTTTAATGCCCCTGGAATGGAGGCTTGATATACAGGACTGCCAATAATCAGCAAATCAGCCGCAAGTATTGTCTCAACAACCTTAATCGTATCTTCATTATAATTGCTTAATTCCGTTCCCTTAACGAATTCCACATCATATTCCTTCAGATCAACTAGCTCTGTTTCAATCGCTGCATCAGCTAGTTTAGCAGCAGAAAGCACCTTATTTACTGCTTTTGCTGTTTTTGAACCGACAAGCGAACCAGATACACCGACAAGCTTCATCCTTAAGCAACCCCTCTCTTATTTGAAAAAGATGCCCTTAATATAAGGACATCTTAAAAATATTACTTTTTAAAGCTTGCATATTTTGCTGCAACAGCATCCCAGTTAATGATTTCAAAGAAGCTAGAAATATAATCTGGTCTTCTGTTTTGGTAGTTCAAGTAATAAGCATGCTCCCATACGTCTAATCCAAGGATTGCATGGTTGCCTTCCATAATTGGATTGTCTTGGTTTGGTGTGCTAGTAACTTCAAGATTACCTTCACCGTTAACAATTAACCAAGCCCAGCCAGAACCAAAGCGAGTAGTTGCGCTTTGTGCGAAAGCTGTTTTAAATGCATCAAAGCTTCCGAATGCTGCTGTAATTGCTTCTGCCAATTCGCCTGCAGGAGCATTGTCTTCTTTAGCTGGCGCGATTACTTCCCAGAATAATGTATGGTTAAGATGTCCGCCTCCGTTGTTTCTTACAGCCGTTCTGATTGCTTCTGGAAGTGCGTCAAGATTGCTAAGCAATTCCTCTAGAGATTTTTCTTGTAATTCCGCTTTTCCTTCAAGAGCAGCGTTCAAATTGTTAACATATGTTTGGTGATGCTTTCCATGGTGAATCTCCATTGTGTTTTGGTCGATTTGAGGCTCAAGTGCAGCAAATCCGTAGTTTAAAGCTGGCAATTCAAATTTTGACATTTTGTAATCCTCCAGTATTATGTATTATTTATACTTATTAGTATAAAAAGTATATTTAAAGGATATCGTACTAAAGAGAATAATGCAATTATTTTTTTCCACAATTTTCACTTTTCCTGCCTATGATATGCTGAGAGCCTTATAAATGTTAACATTTTATACTTTATGGTATAATTAACTATTCATAACCAAGCTCCTGTTAGAATGAAGGTTATATACTCCAACGATAATGGAGGTTTAATACATGGAAAAAAAGCAAAATACAAAAGAAAAAATCCTCCATCTGCTCAAAAAAGAACAAGCATTGACTGTCAGCAATCTAACCGAGCATTTGGAAATAACTCATATGGCTGTGCGCAAGCATCTTACTATTCTTGAAAAAGACGGGCTGATTCAAACAAAGGAAGTCAAGCAATCAATGGGTAGACCCATTCAAGTCTTTTCTTTAACAGAAAAGGCAGAAGCCTATTTCCCCAAAAACTATGAGGGCATCAGCATTGGTTTTTTACAGGATATTGAGGATTTGTATGGAGAGGGTTCAGTAGAACGGTTATTCGCAAAAAGAGAAGCAAGACTTATCCATGAATATGGGGTAAGAATGGACAGCAAGGATTCTTCTCAACGCATGAAAGAAATTGTCACAATCCAAAATGAAAAAGGGTATATGGCAGAGCTAAACCAGCTTGAAGACAACACATATGAATTAATTGAATATAATTGCCCCATACTTGAAGTTGCAAAGGAATTCAAAATTGCCTGTAAATGCGAAACAGATATGCTAAAAGACGTACTTGAACCAGAAAGCATTGACAGAACATGCTGCCGAACAGAAGGTAGCAGCCATTGTAGATTTCTTGTTAAGTTTTAAGAATGAGAAAAGGAGCATAATCGTATGCTCCTTTTTGTTATTTAGCAGGCGGTCCAAACTCGCCGTGGTGAAAATCGCGGAAGGCCTGTTTTATTTCTTCCATTGTGTTCATTACAAATGGCCCGTAAGGCACTATTTCTTCTTTTATCGGAACTCCAGAATAAATGAGTACTTTTGAATTACGTTTATTTGCTTTTATCGTAAGCGTACTTTGATTTTCACCTGTGCCATTTTCATTAAAGGTTAATGTCGCTACACCATGCTTTTGCAGGTTTACTTTATTAATTCCGAAATCCATATCACCTGATAAAACATATAAAAAAGCATTATGATTTTCTGGTAATTGATGTTTATACGTGGTACCTTCACTTAAAATTATTTCTGATAAGGTGATTGGCACAAGTGAATTTAGCGGACCGTGAACGCCAGCAATATCACCTGAGAACACCTTTACCTTTCCTCCTTCAAACTCGAAGATAGGCGCATTCTCGCTGTATATGTTTTGATAGATGGTGTCGCTGTGTTTTTGATCCTTTGGTAGGTTCAGCCATAGCTGCAGAGTATGAGCAATATCATCGCCTACCCCTTCCTCTGCGTGTCTAGCAGCCCAGCCTGCATTCATGTATTGCACATCCCCTGGCTCGAGAATATCTCTGCCGCCTGCATTGTCTATATGCTCTAATCTGCCATCGACAACATACGTGATCGTTTGAAAGCCGCGATGTGGATGATCTGAAAATGCTCCCCTTTTGAACCAATCCTCTGCCATTAATATAAATGGATCAAAATCCTTCCATCCTTCCACAGGAAGAACCCAGCCTTTTTGAATGGAAGGGAACTCCGCTTCTTCATATTGAACATACCAATGGTTTTTGACATCTCTTCGAAAGATATTTTCTTGTTTCTCTACTATCTCTTTTTCCATTTCTCCCCCCCCTTTTACAAACTATATGCAATTAAATCAGTATTACGCATACAATGCCAATTCTGCTTCAATCTGATTTTTAATTAATGTGACACATTCGTCTGCAGTTTTTGCAAAGATTCTTTTTCCATTAACAATGGCAAAAGGTCTTTTAGCACACATGCCACAAAAGGAAAGACAGCTGTTTTCAATTACGGCTACTTCCGGGTATTCTGATTCAAGAATTTCCGCTAATGCTATGGAAGTAATGAGACTGCCATCACATATTTCGACAACTACAATCCCCATTTGCTGATATTCCCCCTCTAATTTGTTACATCTATAAAAAATGATATGAGTACTTTTTATACCAAATAGTATAATTAACGAAAATAACATTACTCCAATCTGTTTTGAAAAGCAATTATTATGCTTGTATAATTTCATAATAAAAAGGAAGCTGCCCATTAAGTCAGCTTCCTTCTACCTTCTATAATTTAACTTTTTCTAAATATAAACCGCCTGCTTCTGCCATTGGTCCTGTTTGGACTCTTTCTTTTGATTGAATAATGGCAGGAATATGTTGTGGCTGGATTTTTTTCAAGCCTACTTCTATTAATGTTCCGATAATTTTTCTGACCATATTGTATAAGAAGCCGTCGCCTTTTACTCTTATATGGATAAAGCCGTCTTCTTTTTCTATTGTTATGGAGTAGATTTCACGAACCATTGATTTCTTTTTGCTTTTCGCATTTGAATAGGCTGTAAAGTCATGGCTTCCAAGAAAATGCTTAGCCGCTTCCTTCATTTTGGCAACATCAAGCTTTTCATCAACATGCATGCTGTACTTGCGCATAAATGGATTCGTATGCTTCTCGTTCCATATTTTATACAAATATGTTTTTTCTTTCGCATTATAGCGGGCATGGAAGCGTTCAGGCACTTCTTCCACCTTTATAACACTAATATCATTCGGCAAATACTTGTTTAAATAATCTTTTATTTCTAACTCATTGAGTTTTACGTTTAATTTCACATTAGCTACTTGCTCAATGGCATGCACGCCGGCATCTGTTCTGCTGCAGCCGATAATTTGAATTTCTTCACCAGCCATCTCTGTCAAAACATTTTCTAGCTTTCCTTGGATAGAGCTGTCCCCATTACCGAGACGCTGCCACCCTTTATATCTTCCACCATCATATTCAATCGTCATTTTATAATTTGTCATGTTGTACTCCTTTTCAGTCACTTTCTAAAGTGTAGCTTGTCTTGGCAGGAAGTACAACTTTTTATTTTAAAAAGAGCAATCCCAATATTTAGGATTGCTTATTATTCCTTAGATTTGCGAGTCTAAATTCCTTCACTTCCTGATTGACTGACTTCAACAAACTGACAGCCATAATAGCAATTACAATGGAAAACGGCAATGCAGCAATTATCATCGTATTTTGCAGTGCCTGCAGTCCGCCTGAATACAGAAGCACAAGCGCCATTGCAGCGAGCAGGACTCCCCAAATCACCTTGAGGCGATTGCTTGGATTGAGCGATCCGTTCGTTGTCATCATGGCAAGGACAAAGGTTCCTGAATCAGCAGATGTAATAAAAAACACGCCGATAAGGATGATTGCCAGTATGGATAACGTAGTGCTGAGTGGAAAATTCTCCAATACTCCGAATAATGATTCTTCTGTCGCTAATCCTGAAATCATGCCCATATGATTACTCTCCAACTGCATTGCAGTTCCGCCAAATACCGAAAACCATAAAAATCCAATCACTGCTGGGATGAATAATACAAATGCAACAAACTCTTTTATCGTTCTGCCTCTTGATATCCTTGCGATAAATACACCAACAAATGGTGACCATGCAATCCACCAAGCCCAATAAAAAATCGTCCAATTGTTAATCCATGTCCGTTTTTCTTCGTTGAGCGGCGCAATACGGAAGCTCATATTTACGATATTTTGCAAATAAGATCCAAGTGTATCTGTAAATAGATTTAAGTTGAATAATGTTGGACCAATGATAAATAACAGTAATAACAAGATTCCTGCTAAAATCATATTGGCATTACTCAAGATTTGGATTCCTTTACCAAGCCCGCTCAAGGCTGAATAAATAAATAATGCCGTAACAATACAAATAATAATAAACTGTGTTGTGATATTTGTTGGTACACCATAAACAAAAGACAGTCCTCCGTTAATTTGCACTGCTCCAAATCCAAGCGTTGTGGCAACACCAAGTACAGTTGCAATAACAGCAATCGTATCGACCGCTTTACCTGTAATTCCTTCTGCTCTTTTGCCGATAACAGGTTTTAAAGTGGCACTAATTAACGAAACATTGCCTTTACGAAAAGTAAAGTATGCTAAACAAAGGGCAACAAGCCCATAAATAGCCCATGCATGTATGCCCCAATGGAAAAAAGTATATCTCATCGCATCCTTCATGCCTTGCTCTGTTCCAACTTCTCCCGTTGGCGAGCTTATCGCATAATGACTTATCGGCTCTGCTGTACCATAAAACACCAATCCAATGCCCATACCTGCACTAAAAAGCATCGCAAGCCAGGATATTCGTGAAAATTCAGGTTTATCATCCTGTTTGCCAAGCTTGATACGCCCGGCTGGACTGAACAATAAGTAGATACATACAACAAGGAAAAATGACACAATGATTAAATAATACCAGCCAAAACTGTTCGTAATAAAGCT
This window encodes:
- a CDS encoding ribose-phosphate diphosphokinase — encoded protein: MPNTYKGSKLKVFSLNANPELAQEIVENLGTELGKCSVKKFSDGEIQINIEESVRGCEVFVIQPTSEPVNQSIMELLIMIDALKRASVKCINVVIPYYAYARQDRKAQPREPITAKLIANLIQKAGADRVITMDLHAPQTQGFFNIPVDQLLAMPILAQYLLTKDFANDVVVVAPDHGSTTRARELADRLKAPIAIIDKRGSREIGEKREVNIVGNIEGKTAIIIDDIIDTAYRVTTATKALLDNGAKEVYACCTHPVLSEMAIENISESHIKELIVTNSIPLTEEKKISKITQLTIAPLLSDAISRVYEQKPVSVLFK
- a CDS encoding NADPH-dependent FMN reductase, encoding MKLVGVSGSLVGSKTAKAVNKVLSAAKLADAAIETELVDLKEYDVEFVKGTELSNYNEDTIKVVETILAADLLIIGSPVYQASIPGALKNLFDHLPVDAFQGKVTGIIMTAGTDKHFLVAEHQLKPILSYLKGLIPSSAVFVHNDDFNEDNDISSKEVGARINNLANEMLILQNSIS
- a CDS encoding superoxide dismutase, which translates into the protein MSKFELPALNYGFAALEPQIDQNTMEIHHGKHHQTYVNNLNAALEGKAELQEKSLEELLSNLDALPEAIRTAVRNNGGGHLNHTLFWEVIAPAKEDNAPAGELAEAITAAFGSFDAFKTAFAQSATTRFGSGWAWLIVNGEGNLEVTSTPNQDNPIMEGNHAILGLDVWEHAYYLNYQNRRPDYISSFFEIINWDAVAAKYASFKK
- a CDS encoding helix-turn-helix transcriptional regulator; translation: MEKKQNTKEKILHLLKKEQALTVSNLTEHLEITHMAVRKHLTILEKDGLIQTKEVKQSMGRPIQVFSLTEKAEAYFPKNYEGISIGFLQDIEDLYGEGSVERLFAKREARLIHEYGVRMDSKDSSQRMKEIVTIQNEKGYMAELNQLEDNTYELIEYNCPILEVAKEFKIACKCETDMLKDVLEPESIDRTCCRTEGSSHCRFLVKF
- a CDS encoding pirin family protein, which translates into the protein MEKEIVEKQENIFRRDVKNHWYVQYEEAEFPSIQKGWVLPVEGWKDFDPFILMAEDWFKRGAFSDHPHRGFQTITYVVDGRLEHIDNAGGRDILEPGDVQYMNAGWAARHAEEGVGDDIAHTLQLWLNLPKDQKHSDTIYQNIYSENAPIFEFEGGKVKVFSGDIAGVHGPLNSLVPITLSEIILSEGTTYKHQLPENHNAFLYVLSGDMDFGINKVNLQKHGVATLTFNENGTGENQSTLTIKANKRNSKVLIYSGVPIKEEIVPYGPFVMNTMEEIKQAFRDFHHGEFGPPAK
- a CDS encoding DUF1450 domain-containing protein, yielding MGIVVVEICDGSLITSIALAEILESEYPEVAVIENSCLSFCGMCAKRPFAIVNGKRIFAKTADECVTLIKNQIEAELALYA
- the truA gene encoding tRNA pseudouridine(38-40) synthase TruA, yielding MTNYKMTIEYDGGRYKGWQRLGNGDSSIQGKLENVLTEMAGEEIQIIGCSRTDAGVHAIEQVANVKLNVKLNELEIKDYLNKYLPNDISVIKVEEVPERFHARYNAKEKTYLYKIWNEKHTNPFMRKYSMHVDEKLDVAKMKEAAKHFLGSHDFTAYSNAKSKKKSMVREIYSITIEKEDGFIHIRVKGDGFLYNMVRKIIGTLIEVGLKKIQPQHIPAIIQSKERVQTGPMAEAGGLYLEKVKL
- a CDS encoding glycine betaine uptake BCCT transporter; this encodes MKKVSIVFYISTAILLLLVLVGILAPAFLENVTRMVQSFITNSFGWYYLIIVSFFLVVCIYLLFSPAGRIKLGKQDDKPEFSRISWLAMLFSAGMGIGLVFYGTAEPISHYAISSPTGEVGTEQGMKDAMRYTFFHWGIHAWAIYGLVALCLAYFTFRKGNVSLISATLKPVIGKRAEGITGKAVDTIAVIATVLGVATTLGFGAVQINGGLSFVYGVPTNITTQFIIICIVTALFIYSALSGLGKGIQILSNANMILAGILLLLLFIIGPTLFNLNLFTDTLGSYLQNIVNMSFRIAPLNEEKRTWINNWTIFYWAWWIAWSPFVGVFIARISRGRTIKEFVAFVLFIPAVIGFLWFSVFGGTAMQLESNHMGMISGLATEESLFGVLENFPLSTTLSILAIILIGVFFITSADSGTFVLAMMTTNGSLNPSNRLKVIWGVLLAAMALVLLYSGGLQALQNTMIIAALPFSIVIAIMAVSLLKSVNQEVKEFRLANLRNNKQS